From Stigmatella aurantiaca:
GTGTTGGCCGCGTCCACCAGCGCCCGGTAGGTGTAGAAGCCGTTGCGGCTGGGGAACATGGAGTTGAAGGTGTCCTCGCTCAGGACCGAGGCGATTCCGTTGCCCGTGGGGGGAGTCGTGCCGCCCCCGCTCACCTTGTCGAGGGTGAAGAGCTGGTTGTCGTAGGTGCTGTAGGGGTACTGGACGTAGACCGTCCCGTTGTCCGCCGAGCCCCAGTACAGATCGATGGCCATGTCCGTGTGGCGCAGGTGGATGGTGAACCGATCGCCGCCCCGGTTCACGAACCGGAACTGCTGGTTGGCCCCACCCACGTAGGACCACTGGTGAATCTCGGCGTTCTGATCGTAGCTCACGCCCTTGACGTCGAGCCCCTTGCCGCTGTTGACGTTGATGATCTTCCAGTACCCATCCGACGTGGGCGAGATGTGGAACTTCTGGGCGTTGGTCCCGTTGCAGTCCCACTGCTGGACCTTCGTGCCGTCCGCGGTGCCGGACGCGGCGATGTCCATACACTTGCCGGTCCGCGCGGAGCGGATGACATAGTCACCCTCGCTGATGCTGGTGACGTTGGCCTCGCCCTGGACCTGTCCAAGGTCTTCCGCGGTCTCCAACGGCTCCGTGGCACAGCCACTCAGTCCACCCACGACACCCAGCAATGACAAACAACGGACCAGCTTCGTACGCAGCATGATGTGCTCCTTGGGGGTGATGAAACGAAAGGGATTCGACGTCGCGTCCGATGAACGCGCTGCCGGACCGGACCCGAAGCATCCGGCGTGCCAAACCAGATACATCCCAGACAGACCTGTTTTCAAGGCTTTAGTAGCTTGGCGGGCCAAATCCCCTGGTGACAACGTTTCGCCCCTGGTGACAGCCGTCACCAGGCAGGGCGGGGTTCACGGGGCGCCCCGCGCCGGACGAGCGTTCTCCAGGTGACGGAACCACTGCCTGCCGAGCCCCAGTGCCCGGTACCCATCATTCCGCCGGGCGGTTGTATCCGATGGTCGGCAAACGCGGGGGCCCCTCCCTGGTGGGCAAAGTGGCCAGGCCGCGGCTCCGTGAGACACTCCCGCGTCCGGGAGGAGGGGCGGCATGATGCAGAAGCTGCGGTTTACCTGGGATCAGCGCGGGGATGCGACAGTACTGGCGGAGCCACCACATGACGTGCTTGCCGGGTACCTGTCGGAGGAACTGCAAACGAACGCACCGGTCTGCAGGCGCGTGCTCGATACCATCCAGTCCCTGAGGGTGGGCCGGCGTTCCTCCTGGGACACCGAGGGCCAGGCGTGGAGCGTGAGCCTCAACCGGGCCCGTGCGGCCATCGTGAGCGAGTACGCGGTTCCAGGCCGCTCGCTGGATCTGACACTGGAAGAGTTCGAAGAGGCCGTGGGCTCGTGGCTCCGCTTCATCGAACTCTCGCGCGCGTGAGCATCTCCGCGCGCGCGGTGTTACAACCATAGAAATCACAGAAATGTGAGTCCAGCACGCCTCCCGGCTGGGATTCAGCGGTTGGCTCGATGAATGGCCTTTCCCCTTCTGAGGGGACACGTGGCCCGTCGGGCGGCCGGGCCCTTCCTGGAATGGCCGTGGCTTCGGTCATGGCGAAGGAGACTTATCCTTCTTGGGCAGCAAGACGGCGCCGGCCCCGCTGCAATCGATAAGGAGCGCGTCTTGAATAAAATTCCATGTATCGCGATTGTTTCATGCCTGGTGATTTTTCTCAATGGGGGATGTGGTGGCGTGCAGGAGCCGGCTCCAGAGTCCCCTACGTCG
This genomic window contains:
- a CDS encoding RICIN domain-containing protein, encoding MLRTKLVRCLSLLGVVGGLSGCATEPLETAEDLGQVQGEANVTSISEGDYVIRSARTGKCMDIAASGTADGTKVQQWDCNGTNAQKFHISPTSDGYWKIINVNSGKGLDVKGVSYDQNAEIHQWSYVGGANQQFRFVNRGGDRFTIHLRHTDMAIDLYWGSADNGTVYVQYPYSTYDNQLFTLDKVSGGGTTPPTGNGIASVLSEDTFNSMFPSRNGFYTYRALVDAANT
- a CDS encoding YacL family protein, whose translation is MMQKLRFTWDQRGDATVLAEPPHDVLAGYLSEELQTNAPVCRRVLDTIQSLRVGRRSSWDTEGQAWSVSLNRARAAIVSEYAVPGRSLDLTLEEFEEAVGSWLRFIELSRA